From Chloracidobacterium thermophilum B:
GGCGGGGAGTGCGCTAAGCCATGGGCATGTCGGCTGGTGGTGGAAGCAGCTACAACAGCGACATCAACGTGACGCCCATGGTGGATGTGATGTTGGTGCTGCTGATCATCTTTATCGTCGTTACTCCCCTGTTGTCGCAAGGGGTCAATGTCAACTTGCCTGAAAATGACAACCCGGATGAAGACCCAAACATTACCAAGGACACTTCAGTCGTAGTCTCGATTCCACAGGCGGGGCAGTACTACGTTGGGCGTGAGCCGGTCGCCCGGACGGAGTTGGTCGAGCGGATCAAACGCCTGATGCGGGAGAAAGCCAGAAAGGAAGAACAGGTCGTTTACATCCGGGCAGAGAAGACCGTTCCTTACGGCGAGGTGGTGATGACCGTGGACGCCATCCGCAACGCCGGTATAGACCGGATTGGACTCGTCACTGAAAAGCGCAAGAAGAAGTGACCCCAATGACCTGTCCGCCCCTCCCACGGCTGCTGCCGCACATAGGTTGGCACGTGCCGAGGGGCACAAGGTTTGCGGGTCTCAATGAAGGATGCAACCTGTTAGGAGGGGACAACCATGGGGATGTCAACTGGCGGCGGCCCAAGTGGGAGTGACACCAGCGGCCC
This genomic window contains:
- a CDS encoding ExbD/TolR family protein, producing the protein MGMSAGGGSSYNSDINVTPMVDVMLVLLIIFIVVTPLLSQGVNVNLPENDNPDEDPNITKDTSVVVSIPQAGQYYVGREPVARTELVERIKRLMREKARKEEQVVYIRAEKTVPYGEVVMTVDAIRNAGIDRIGLVTEKRKKK